In Saccharothrix violaceirubra, the following are encoded in one genomic region:
- the lspA gene encoding signal peptidase II, which yields MSTDEDAGTGTGDAATADSPRTSETSATDPGTGDAARPLPKRRVLLLALIAPLVLALDVVTKIVAVDALEHEPPVELFGGLLYLSLLRNPGAAWGMAEGATVILALIACGVVGFIIWIARRLRSVGWAIGLGLVLGGALGNLSDRIFRAPGPLRGHVVDFLSIVEPYGTFFPVFNVADSAISVGGVVIVLMAMLQRDYDGTRIEKKPARKAA from the coding sequence GTGAGCACCGACGAGGATGCCGGTACCGGCACCGGGGACGCGGCCACCGCCGACTCCCCGCGGACGTCGGAGACGTCCGCCACGGACCCGGGCACCGGGGACGCCGCGCGACCGTTGCCGAAACGGCGGGTACTGCTGCTGGCCCTGATCGCACCGCTGGTGCTGGCGCTGGACGTGGTGACGAAGATCGTCGCGGTCGACGCGTTGGAGCACGAGCCGCCGGTCGAGCTGTTCGGCGGTCTGCTCTACCTGTCACTGCTGCGCAACCCGGGTGCGGCATGGGGGATGGCCGAGGGTGCGACCGTGATCCTCGCGCTGATCGCGTGCGGCGTCGTCGGCTTCATCATCTGGATAGCGCGCCGGCTGCGGTCGGTCGGCTGGGCCATCGGCCTGGGGCTGGTGCTGGGCGGTGCGCTGGGCAACCTGTCCGACCGGATCTTCCGCGCGCCCGGTCCGCTGCGCGGGCACGTCGTCGACTTCCTGTCGATCGTCGAGCCGTATGGCACGTTCTTCCCCGTGTTCAACGTCGCCGACTCGGCGATCAGCGTCGGCGGCGTCGTGATCGTGCTGATGGCGATGCTCCAGCGCGACTACGACGGCACGCGCATCGAGAAGAAGCCCGCGAGGAAGGCCGCATGA
- a CDS encoding RluA family pseudouridine synthase: MSGYRTLPVPDGLDGMRVDAGLAKLLGLSRTVVAALTESGDVVLDGRPAGKSDRLVAGAWLEVTLPEPERPVVVQAVPVEGLVVLHEDDDVIVVDKPVGVAVHPSPGWTGPTVVGGLAAAGVRIATSGAAERQGVVHRLDVGTTGVMVVAKSESAYSALKHAFKERTVDKLYHALVQGHPDPIKGTIDAPIDRHPKHDYKFAVMADGKPSITHYEVTEAFRAASLLDVHLETGRTHQIRVHFSALRHPCVGDLTYGADPVLAKRLGVTRQWLHARALGFRHPAGGSWVEYTSDYPADLQAALDLLRAEG; this comes from the coding sequence ATGAGCGGGTACCGCACGCTGCCTGTGCCGGACGGGCTCGACGGTATGCGCGTCGACGCGGGCCTGGCCAAGCTGCTCGGGCTGTCCCGGACGGTCGTCGCCGCGTTGACCGAGTCGGGCGACGTGGTGCTCGACGGCCGGCCCGCGGGCAAGTCGGACCGCCTCGTGGCCGGCGCGTGGCTGGAGGTCACGCTGCCCGAGCCGGAGCGGCCCGTGGTCGTGCAGGCCGTGCCGGTCGAGGGACTGGTGGTCCTGCACGAGGACGACGACGTGATCGTGGTCGACAAACCGGTCGGTGTCGCGGTGCACCCCAGTCCGGGGTGGACCGGTCCGACCGTGGTCGGCGGGCTCGCGGCGGCGGGCGTGCGGATCGCCACGTCGGGCGCGGCCGAACGCCAAGGCGTCGTGCACCGGCTCGACGTCGGCACGACCGGTGTCATGGTGGTCGCCAAGAGCGAGAGCGCGTACTCCGCGTTGAAGCACGCGTTCAAGGAACGTACGGTCGACAAGCTGTACCACGCACTCGTGCAGGGACATCCGGACCCGATCAAGGGCACGATCGACGCCCCGATCGACCGGCACCCCAAGCACGACTACAAGTTCGCGGTGATGGCCGACGGCAAGCCGAGCATCACGCACTACGAGGTGACCGAGGCTTTCCGTGCCGCGTCGCTGCTGGACGTGCACCTGGAGACCGGGCGTACGCACCAGATCCGGGTGCACTTCTCCGCGTTGCGCCACCCGTGCGTCGGCGACCTGACCTATGGTGCCGACCCCGTGCTCGCCAAGCGTCTCGGCGTCACGCGTCAATGGCTGCACGCGCGGGCCCTGGGCTTCCGCCACCCGGCCGGCGGATCGTGGGTGGAGTACACCAGCGACTACCCGGCCGACCTCCAGGCCGCGCTCGACCTGCTCCGCGCCGAGGGCTGA
- a CDS encoding aminotransferase class V-fold PLP-dependent enzyme, with product MTIAVPRPTAALPRVVGAGLRVPVVSGERVEYANLDHAASAPALEEVRDAVDELLPWYASVHRGAGFASQVSTRVYEQARASVRRFLGARPTDTVVFTRNTTDALNLLARSVPRHTSVVLFDAEHHAALLPWRGPNVHRLRTPTDPAEAVAELDRALAATPEGPRLVVATGASNVTGEIWPVAELARVARQHGARIALDAAQLAPHRPVDLRELDVDYAAFSGHKIYAPFGSGVLVGRADWLQASDPYLVGGGATARVADHGDRLGVAWSAVPERHEAGSPNVVGVHALAVACEVLGRHWEQTERHERELLARLRAGLATVPGAHELSLFDGDRDRVGVVSFVVAGQDAGYLAAALSAEHGIGVRDGAFCAHIAVHRLTHGERALRASLGLGSTVEHVDRFVAALRSLVVDGPRWDYELVDGRWTPVGDPRALPPFLH from the coding sequence ATGACCATCGCCGTTCCCCGTCCCACCGCCGCCCTTCCCCGTGTGGTCGGCGCCGGCCTGCGGGTGCCCGTCGTCAGCGGCGAGCGGGTCGAGTACGCGAACCTCGACCACGCGGCCAGCGCGCCGGCGTTGGAGGAGGTCCGCGACGCCGTCGACGAACTGCTGCCCTGGTACGCGAGCGTGCACCGCGGCGCGGGCTTCGCGTCGCAGGTGTCGACGCGGGTCTACGAGCAGGCGCGGGCGTCCGTGCGGCGTTTCCTGGGCGCGCGTCCCACCGACACCGTGGTGTTCACGCGCAACACCACCGACGCGCTCAACCTGCTCGCCCGCAGCGTGCCCCGACACACCTCGGTCGTGCTGTTCGACGCCGAGCACCACGCGGCGCTGCTGCCGTGGCGCGGTCCGAACGTCCACCGGCTGCGGACGCCGACCGACCCGGCCGAGGCCGTCGCCGAACTCGACCGCGCCCTGGCCGCCACCCCCGAGGGCCCGCGCCTGGTCGTGGCGACGGGGGCGTCGAACGTCACCGGCGAGATCTGGCCGGTGGCCGAGCTGGCCCGGGTCGCCCGTCAGCACGGCGCGCGGATCGCGCTCGACGCCGCGCAGCTGGCGCCGCACCGGCCGGTCGACCTGCGTGAACTCGACGTGGACTACGCGGCGTTCTCCGGGCACAAGATCTACGCGCCGTTCGGTTCCGGCGTGCTCGTCGGCCGCGCCGACTGGCTCCAGGCGTCGGACCCGTACCTGGTCGGCGGTGGCGCCACGGCCCGGGTCGCCGACCACGGCGACCGGCTCGGCGTGGCGTGGTCCGCAGTTCCCGAGCGGCACGAGGCCGGGTCGCCCAACGTCGTCGGCGTGCACGCGCTCGCGGTCGCGTGCGAGGTCCTCGGCCGGCATTGGGAGCAGACCGAGCGTCACGAGCGTGAACTGCTCGCACGGTTGCGTGCCGGGCTCGCGACCGTGCCCGGTGCGCACGAGCTGTCGTTGTTCGACGGCGACCGTGACCGGGTGGGCGTGGTCAGCTTCGTCGTCGCCGGGCAGGACGCGGGCTACCTGGCCGCCGCGCTGTCGGCGGAGCACGGTATCGGCGTGCGCGACGGCGCGTTCTGCGCGCACATCGCAGTGCACCGGTTGACGCACGGTGAACGCGCACTGCGCGCGAGTCTCGGTCTCGGTTCCACCGTCGAACACGTCGACCGGTTCGTGGCCGCGTTGCGGTCGCTGGTCGTCGACGGTCCGCGCTGGGACTACGAACTCGTGGACGGCCGGTGGACGCCCGTCGGCGACCCGCGTGCACTCCCGCCGTTCCTGCACTGA